One Theropithecus gelada isolate Dixy chromosome 18, Tgel_1.0, whole genome shotgun sequence DNA segment encodes these proteins:
- the RNF165 gene encoding E3 ubiquitin-protein ligase RNF165 isoform X2: MHHFPRNSSSTQMVVHEIRNYPYPQLHFLALQGLNPSRHTSAVRESYEELLQLEDRLGNVTRGAVQNTIERFTFPHKYKKRRPQDGKGKKDEGEESDTDEKCTICLSMLEDGEDVRRLPCMHLFHQLCVDQWLAMSKKCPICRVDIETQLGADS; the protein is encoded by the exons GTCGTCCATGAAATCCGAAACTACCCTTATCCTCAGCTTCACTTCCTTGCTCTCCAGGGACTAAATCCCAGCAGACACACCTCCGCCGTACGGGAGAGCTATGAG gaGCTGCTGCAGCTCGAGGACAGGTTGGGTAATGTGACTCGGGGAGCTGTACAGAACACCATTGAGAGGTTCACCTTCCCCCACAAGTATAAGAAG CGAAGACCCCAGGATGGCAAGGGCAAGAAGGATGAGGGGGAGGAGTCAGACACAGATGAGAAATGCACAATTTGTCTGTCTATGCTGGAAGATGGAGAAGATGTGAG ACGCCTACCCTGTATGCATCTCTTTCACCAACTGTGCGTGGACCAGTGGCTCGCCATGAGCAAGAAATGCCCCATCTGCCGAGTGGACATTGAGACACAACTGGGAGCCGACAGCTGA